The genomic window ACACAGCGCGGGGGACCCAGCGATGTCCAACAACGTGCCCCAGCACCGCGATGGGAGCGAGGAGCATCCCGCAGCAGCCCCACACCGGAGCGGGGCCCACGGGGGGCGGCTTCCCTATGGGAAGAGGAGGGTCCAGCAGCCCCACGACGAGGGGGACAGCACCCATAGAGAACGGGGGGTCCGCGGTGCAGCACCGACGGCAGCGGAGGGGACCCGGCGCCCCACGGAGGATGGTGCCGTCGGGGCCCGGGGTGGGGGAAGCCCGTGCGCGGTGCACTCACTGTCGATGTCCTGGATGAGGCTGGCCGTGCCGGGCATGTAGTTCATGGTGCCGCCGCCCCCAGCGGAAGCGCCGCCATGcgccggtgccgccgctgccgccccgGAACCCGCCCCGCAGCCGGGAGGAGCCCGGTACGGCGCTGCCCCTTTAAGCCTCGCCAGCGGTGCACGCAGAGCTGCCCCTGATTGGTCAACACCACCGGGGACCCGGCCGCTGATTGGCTGTTAGGCGGGGCGGTGGCACGGCGGCCATGGACCCGGCCGCTGATTGGCTGTTAGGCGGGGCGGTGGCACGGCGGCCATGGAGCGCTGCGATCGCGCCGCTGAGCCGGGCCCGACGTGGCCCCCCGGGtcctcccgcccgccgccggccgcgCAGGTAACGGCGGGGCTGCGGGGACCGGACCGGCGGTGGGGAGGGAGGCGGCGGCCGCGATCCCGCCCCTCCCGGCGGGGCAGCCGCGGGCTCCGTGCCCCGGGGCAGCCGCGGGGCGCTGGGGCCTTGGCCGGGAGGGATCCCGCGGGGCAGGGCAGGTCCCGGCGCGCCGGTAACGGGCGGCGGCGGAGCCCGGTGCGTTGGTTTCTCTCTCGTAGGCTAGTTCCCAAACGGTTTGCGTTAAGAACGCCCCGTCCCGCGGGGCTCGGGAGGGTAGCGGGGATAAACGCGTTTAAACGGGCGCCGCGGAGCTTTGTCCCCGCTCCCGTCCAAGGTGACATCGCGGGGAGCGCACGGGGGAGATGCGGGTGGTCGGAGCCGTAATGAGCGGTGAGAGCCGCGCATCCAACCGGCCCGGGACCGGCAGCACCGGCTCTTCCCGCGGGTCTCTGCGGTGCGCTCCCACACCCGAGGCTCGGTGGGATGGAGCTGCGGCTCATGGCACAGCAGGGATAAAGCATCCCCATTCCCGTTGTGCTCCGGTCCTGCCACCGTGCTCTTTGGAGGCCCGTCGTTCGCTGGGTTTATTGCAGCAATAGCGGTTTTTACGGGCTGTTGCACACTGTGTGAAGAGAAAGGCTTTGCTCGTCTTGCTCCTGCTGTCCGGACACAAGCGGGGTTTGTTCTAATCCCATGGGATGAGTAGGTTTGATCCTACGCGCGGCACGGGGATGATACGATCTCTCCTCCATCAAACAGCTCATGGGGAAAAACTGCTGTGCCCAAAGCTATGGGGAGGCACCGAGAGTTCCACCCTTTGACAcgggcctggagggacaggacaagaggaatggctttaacctgatagaagggagactgagatttagacagggcttggagcaacctgctctagtggaaggtgtccctgcccatggcagggggttggagctggatgagctttaagctccctccaacccaaaccattccatggttctaaGTTCTCgtgctcctgcagctcaggggATGTGAACGCCCTCAGGCCCCAGAACTGGTGGATCTCGTCCTCTTGCctcatttctctttgcagaCTGAAAGGGGAAACAAACTTTCCTGGAGCAGGTTTCATCCACCAGTGACGTGGTTGAAGCTCCTCAGAGCTGTTTGCTGTGAGGAACTGGAGGTGCATTTCTGAGCAAGGCTTAGCTGAGCGATTAAGCGTAGCCTACCCCTTCTCTTCCTGCCCTCCGGGCACATCTACCTGCTGCAATGTCCCCAACACTCCTGTCTCCTGGTGCTGTGACCAAAGCATGAGGCAAATGGGTGTTTATTGACGGTGGCCAACGTTAGAGCATGAAAACCAGCTTGGGGACAAAGTTAAACGCTGCAGGAAGGGCCCCTCTGCCCCGTGTCCACAGCCCAtcacctctcctctgctcttccctcctccccaggcgATGGATTCTCCCTATACCAACGGAGCCTACAGCCCCCCGTACCCTCCTGCGGCTGTCCCGCATTACACGGGGCTGCCGCAGACATGGGAGTACTACTGCTCCGGGCCCCCGCGGGCCCCCTACCCCACCGAGCCCACCGGCGTGTACCGGTGCCCAtcaccagctccctcctggaGCTACACGGATGGTCCCACCGAGGGCTCCTCTCTACGGAGGCAGCAGGTTCCCAGCTACTCCCTGCCACAGGTAAGCGCCCCAATTCTCATCACTGGGTgttgctgcagctcctgtgcttgAGCGGGAGCAGGAGGTCatggaggggatcctgcccctctgctccgagaccccacttgcagctCTGTGTGCACTGTCCTCAACGTAATGAcattggagcaagtccagaggagccCAAtgggatgatcaggggctggagcacctcctgtatggagacaggctgagaacattggggatgctcagcctggagaagagaagctgcgtggagacctcagagcagcttccagtgtctgaaggaggctacaaggatgctggagagggaccttcataagggactggagtgataggacaaggggggatgggtttaaactgaaacaggggaggttcaggttggatataaggaagaagctcttccctgtgagggtgctgaggcgctggcacagggtgcccaaagtggtgaatgctccatccctggcagtgttcaaggccaggttggacggagccttgggcaacctgctctagtgtgaggtgtccctgcccttggcaggggcttggaactggatgatcttaaggtcctttccaaccctattctatgattctataaagaagctgttttccagggctgcagcagaggggaagcTGCAGGTCCTCCTGGCTCTTGTGCCTCGGATGCTTTGCCCTGCCTGGTTTTAGTCTTACAAAACCCAGTGGTCACCTTGTTCTCCAGAGAGTCCAAGGTTGAGGGCAAGGAAAGCAGGAACCAGGCAGCAAGCCTGATGCTGCGGCTGTTGGTGGGGCTGTCTGGAGGGAGCAATGCTTGCAGTGACCCCAGGGGTAACTCCTGTTCCTCCCCTCTTCTTGCAGACGCCGGGAATGCCCATCCCGCAGTATCCCTATGGAGACAGCAGCCCAGGGGTCACCCCTCCGCCGCAGCCCAGAGCCCCGGAGGACACGTGGGCTCCTCACACTGTCTATGGGGTGCAGGCACGTTACCCGTGGACCTCCACTTCAGTGCATGGGCACCCGTTCGTGGCCGATTCACACTCATCCTGGACCAGCAGTGGAGCAACTTCCCACCCCACCACGTGGGACTCAAAGGTAGTgttgatgctgctgcagcacatggtCGTGCTGGGTCCTGGCTGCGCTCAAAGCTCCTCAAAACCTGCCTCTGTCTCCTGGGAATGCCCCTTTCTCCGAGCACAGTTAGTTTAGGTAGAAACAAAGCAGTGGGTAGCCAGAGTACTGCAGCAAAACCACCTCTTTGCATACACGAGACCAAAAGCCAGGGCTGTAGCTCCAGAAAGGCACTGGAGACATCAAGCATCCCAGTGCAGGGAAATGGGTCAGACCTTGTCTCGCTTGTCCAACACCTCTCTCAAGCAGTGAACAGTCAGAAATCCTCCAGCATAGAGCATGGGACTCCCTGAGGGCCAGTGCAGCCTCTGGTATTCCTCTGCAAGCGCTTGTTTTGGGCACACTCGTCCCTTACTGAGGAATGTTTTAAGCCAAAACCAGGAGGAAATGATGCATTTGGTGTGATCTGTTCATCTCTGGGTTTGATCGGGAGGTAAATGactctgcagcagccctgagcagggATTTGGGGGTGGGAGCTGCTATCACTTGGGAACAGCTACCCGCAGAGAAGTGTCTTCTCTGGGTTACCCAAACAGGACCCTGCTGAAACCTGTTTGGCATCTCCCCTCTTCATGAGTGTTCAGCAGCTCACGCTGTTTCCAGCCACGTTCCTCTTGCTGGGATCTGCTCTTTAGTGTGGTGTGGGTCCCATGTCCCTCTCTGGGACCTCTTGGCAGGGCTTGAGTCATAGTGTGTTACAGCATCACGGTGTGTGACAGTCTAGAAGATGCTGCGCAGATCACTGCCCTGTCCTGCCAGGCATGCACAGCTCAAAGCAAGTGTCCCCTCAGTCCTGCCAGATAAGAGATAAACCCTTGGCTTTTAGGCAAATGCACTTAAAAAgggtttttctcctcctgacTTAGGACGTTGCTTACGACAAACCTGAGCACGGTACAAACCATCACAACTACTACCCTGACGGCAATCACCAGCACTGTGGGACAGTGAATGACCACAAACCAGCCCCCCCGCACCCCAAGGTGCAGTACAgtgcacagccccagctctaCGACAGCGCGCCTCGGAAGCCTTTGGTTGGGAACAGGGAGGTTGGCTTTAAACCTGGTGAGCACCAACCTGCAATGAATtctgcagccatccagccagaGATTCAGAGGATCCTGCACGTTATGGGGGAAGCCGAGCAGCTGGAGGACGAGGTGGATGAATTTGTAGGGAAAAAGACGGATAAATCCTACCGGCTTCTGGAGGAGATGTTGaccaagctgctgctggaactGGATTCCGTGGAGACTGGTGGCCAGGACAGTGTTCGACAGGCCAGGAAAGAGTCCGTCCACAGAATTCAGGCCATACtggaaaaactggaaagaaagggaTTGTGAAAGCACATCAGCCACAACACACAGCCTGTTGTTGAGGTTCCAAAGAGTTCTAGTTCTGTTAAATCTCAGCTCTTTCTGCTACGCACTATTGACAATGGAATAGCAATAAGCCCCGAGCTCAAAACGAAACAGAACCACCAAAACTCAACCCCAGAAGCTCAGCCCCAGCTGATAACTTGGCAATGGACAAAGACAAAGAGGTTTGGAGCCACAGATTGAGTTGGAAAAGCAGAACCACCGAGGTCCTTACGGTGTAAAGGTCTCCACGGGGAGACCCAGAGGGCTCTGCATCCTCTTCATCAGCAGCAAGAACATCACTGTACAGAGTTCCCCAACTGTAGGTacctcctgcagccacagccctTCCTCAGAGAGCCAAAACGCTTGTGAGATGTGGTACCAACCACACTGCAACGTGCAGCCACAACCCGAGGCTTGTCAGTCACTGTGTGTACCTTCAGCTTCAGCTTCCTCACCTTGTGTGTCGTCGTGGGGTTTCGTTTGCCTTTAGTGCACTCAAGCAGCAGCGCTGAAGTGCTGCAGAAAGGGACCAGGCTGGCAGCTCATCGCTGCAAGTAGATGTCACGTCGTGCTGTGCCTCCTCTGTCGTGATGAGCCAGTCCGTGGTGTCCCCCGGGGACAGTTCTGCCACTGGGAAGGTGTGAGCAGAGGAATGGTGTTGGAGAAGGGCATCCGGAAGCGGTGGGATGcttggaaatgttttccaggTCACTTTTTAATGGTACCGTCCTCCCACCTACTGCAAGTATCCCACTTGTGGCACCGTACAGCGCAGAGGGGAAGGGGACAGCTCAGCCTCCTGTTCCCCTTCTGGTGACGCCACACGTGAAGTGAATCATTGCTCTGTGTGACGAGATAATAAACCCTGACAACTTTTGAATGTTATTTTGTAATTAAGATGTCTCCAAAGTCTCTTTCCTTTACGAAGAACCTGTGGGAAGGTTGTGTAACTCAGACCAAGCACCAGCCAGGCTGTCTCTGTGGCCAGGTTACCTCTGAGAGTGCCTGGTTTGGGGTCCCCGCTGCCTCCCAAGCACCACAGATGCTCCCGGAGCCATCACCCATGGCTCTAGGGCTGGtggctgtgttttggaaggGGTTTGAAGGGGTCTTGGCGTGCCTGAGGCTGGGAGCATCCTGATTGTGTGCCCTGCAGGCTGACGGCCAATGTGTCCTCAAGGCACCCTGGTAGATCCCACGTCATTCCCAGACAGGGCTGTGTGCACGGGACTGACCTTTGCAGCTCGTTGGATGCGTCTGTGATCACATGTGGTTGTCAGCCTGCAGGGATGAGGTGAGCCAAGGAAGAGTGTCCTGGGATGTGTAAGTGCTGTTTGATTCCATCCTCTCGTCAGGCAGAGAGCTGCCCACGCTTGGAATAGGACTTCTGAGGGTTGGTGGCTATACTGGAGATGCAAATCACTGTACTGGTGAGCAGAGCACATGGAATGCAGTGGTCCAGCCCCAGGGAATGCCACTGTTCTTTCTCTGTCAGCAGCGTCAGCAGGAATTAATctgtgctttgggtttgttttgtgtggtagggatggagcattcgtGCTCTGGGGAATTACCAAAGAgctctttccccctccccgTTACCACATGtgggtttttatttggttggcATAGCTGTTGAAATCAAGGTTTTGGATTCCCTTTGGGCAGGATCAGCCAAAGTCTGGAATGTGTTGTCGCAAGAGGTGGTGTAAGTCCTATTTcagcagggaaagcaaaatCCAGGAGAGTCCTGCAGCTTTGTAGAGGATGtgcagaagtgctgcagcaAGTCATTGCCTGCAGCCAGCTTCAGCCAGCCTGGAATCCATGGAGCTGGCTGCAACTTCCCTTCCTGTGTGTGTTTCAGGAGCAAGAATCGCATCAGGAACAAACCTGCATTGCTTATTGCATCCTCTTTGCTCCGAtattcctttccctcccctgtcAGCTGCCAGGGAAAGGAGGTAGgttcagctgcaggaggaggagtgTGGTACCTGCAATGCAGTCAGCTAGGAGAGATTTCAAACcctgtgctcagctgctgcatcACCAGTGCTCTGTGGACTGGGACAAAGGTTTCCTGCTGGGGAGACGTTGTAAGAGCGATACCTTTATCACAGGGAGAGCTGGAAGTACGTGCGTGGCATTCCAGCAAGGCAGAAcccaggaggaaggagggaggtgggTTTCTTCCCTGGTGTTCCAGCGCTGAACCTATCGAGGTAACATATTCCTTTAGAGATTTCCTCTTCCGGAGCTGAAGTTCCTGCGTGTGGGAAGGATTTGGCAGAGGGTTATGTAAACCTCAAGTTAAAAGCACGTTGAAGAGTGGGCTGAAATGGCAGTTACCATCTCTAGAACCTGAAATAGCAGTTACCATCTCTAGAACCTGAAATAGCAGTTACCATCTCTAGAACCTGAAATAGCAGTTACCATCTCTATAACCCAAAATGGCAATTACCATCTCTAGGACCTGAAATAGCAGTTACCATCTCTAGGACCTGAAAT from Strigops habroptila isolate Jane chromosome 21, bStrHab1.2.pri, whole genome shotgun sequence includes these protein-coding regions:
- the BAG4 gene encoding BAG family molecular chaperone regulator 4 is translated as MERCDRAAEPGPTWPPGSSRPPPAAQAMDSPYTNGAYSPPYPPAAVPHYTGLPQTWEYYCSGPPRAPYPTEPTGVYRCPSPAPSWSYTDGPTEGSSLRRQQVPSYSLPQTPGMPIPQYPYGDSSPGVTPPPQPRAPEDTWAPHTVYGVQARYPWTSTSVHGHPFVADSHSSWTSSGATSHPTTWDSKDVAYDKPEHGTNHHNYYPDGNHQHCGTVNDHKPAPPHPKVQYSAQPQLYDSAPRKPLVGNREVGFKPGEHQPAMNSAAIQPEIQRILHVMGEAEQLEDEVDEFVGKKTDKSYRLLEEMLTKLLLELDSVETGGQDSVRQARKESVHRIQAILEKLERKGL